The genomic interval CGTCGTTCGAATTCGACCGAACTGATATGACCGAGTGCGGAGTGACGGCGCCGGTTGTTGTACCGGGCCAGCCACGTGAAAACGGCCATGCGAGCCTCGGAATTCCTCAACCATCGCTCTCCGTAAAGCAGTTCCCGCTTGATGCCGGCGAAGAATGACTCGGCAAGTGCATTGTCGTAGCTCGATCCGACCCTGCCCTTGCCGAATACCTCATCCACGCAGGTGAGATCGGGTTTGGGCGTTGGCCGAGGCCGATCGAGTCGCCGGTATCGCGCGGCGCCGGTTGGCGCGGCATGATGATCGGTCGTGCTGCTGAGACTGGCGTACCTGGGTGTGACGAGCGCGTTCGCGAGGCTGCGACTGCTGCCGATGAGCGACCGGGAGAAAGATGTCGAGATCCTCGCTCTGCGCCACCGGATCGGCGTTCTGGAACGGCAGCTGAACGGGCAGCAGGTCCGGTTCCACGCGAGCGACCGGGCGTTTTTGGCGTCGCTCCTCCATGGCCTGCCACGGGAAGTGCTGCGCGGATGCGGCTGCTGGTGCGGCCGGACTCGGTACTGCGCCGGCACCGCGACGTCATCGCCCGCCGACACGCTTCCCAGTCCCGGCCGAAGCGCGGAGGCCGGCCCCGCACCGTGCACTCGACCCGGGCGCTGGTGCTGCGCCTGGCCAGGGAAATCCAAGTTGGGCTATCGGCGCCTGCACGGTGAGCTGCTCGTACTCGGGGTGAAGGTGGCAGCATCAACGGTCTGGGAAATCTTGAAGGAGGCCGACGCCGACCCGGCGCCCGGGCGGGCCTCCAGCACGTGGGCGGACTTCCTGCGCTCCCAGGCCGACGCGCTCCTGGCGTGCGATTTCTTCGAGGCCGTCACCCCGTCCGGGGCCCGCTTGTACGTGTTCGCCGTGATCGAGCACGCGAGCCGCCGGATCCGGATCCTGGGCACGACCGCGCACCCGACCGCGTCCTGGGTGGTCCAGGCTGCGGAGAATCTCGTCATGGACCTCAAGGACGCCGACTGCCGGGCTCGCTGTCTGATCAGGGATCGGGACGGGAAGTTCCCACGGCCGTTCGACGAGGTGCTCAAGGACGCGGGTATCGAGGTGGTGCTCAGCGGCGTCCGGATGCCGCGCATGAACTCGATCATGGAGCGGTGGGTGCAGACGTGCAGGCGAGAGCTGCCAGATCGTACGTTGATCCGGAACCAGCGCCATCTCCTGCGCGCCCTGCGCGAGTTCGAGACGTTCTATAACGAGCACCGGCCGCACCAGGGTCTTGCGAATGCCCGCCCCCTCCACTCGCTGCCCGCTCCGATCGAGGACCCGGACCGGATCGCCCACCTGGACATACGACGGCGAGCGCGACTCGGCGGCACCCTCCACGAGTGTCAACATGCCGCCTGACCAGCATGGAGGAGGTATTCGGCAAGCGCAGCGTTCTGTCACTGGCGCGGCGCCGGTGAACAGGTGGCGACGCGGTGTTTTGCCTGGTCACAGAGAGACCGTAGGTGAAGTGCCACCAGTTGTTTGCGCTGTCCACCCGGTGACCGCAGAAACTCCGGCAGTCGACCGGCGGCCGGCCAACCCGAAGGAGAAGTGCCTCGTGATGTTGACCAGCGACGAGAAGAAGACCATCCGTGTCCAACTGCGCGAGCTGCGCGGCTACGTGAAGATGTGGACGCTCAAGGCACCCGGCCTCCACATCGACCAGGCCCTCGTCTGCCCGGAGCCGACGCATCGCCTACGTGGCTTGCAGGGTCCTCCGAGGCGAAACCGGCGCGGCCTCTCTGCGGAAGTTCTCCGCCGTCGCCTGGGTCACCCTCGAACAGATCCCTGAGTATGGGCCGCGTCTGCCCTACGCGCCCGCCCTGGCCTATGTAGCAGAGGGCGCAGCGCCGGGCGTCTGAAAACTGTCGAGGTGATTGCCGACCCCGTCCAGATTCAATGCCGCAGACGCCATCACCGAGAACAGCGTCAGCTCCCGGACGAGATTGACACGAATGTCGACGGCCGCCTGCAACGCCTGCTGCCTGCCGTCGTCGTCCAAGGACTCGTCGTAGATCGCCGACACGGCACTCGCCAGTCTGTACGGGATACGGCACAGCTCCGCGGCCTGGCCGGCGACTGCCTGCGGCCCGTCGATCATCACCGTGTTGCGGGCCGTATCGATCTCGCCAGCGGCTTCGGCCATCTCCGCGAGGTGTTGGACGATTTGGCCGGTCAACCGAGCTCCGTCAACTCTGTCGTCTCGCGTCGCCTGGACCAGTGTCGACACCGCCTGCATGAAGGCGATGTACGTCGCTCGACGGTTTTCCAGGCGCCTGCCCACGTGATCGACGTACAACTGCGTGCGGGCTTGTTCCTTCGACTGATCCAGCTCCTGGCGCTTGCTGCGCGCTGCTGTTCGGGCTTGCCAGGTCGTACCTATCAGCGTCAAGGAGGCGCCGAGGCCAGTGCCAACGACGCCTACTACGGCCGTGACGATCTGAGTTCTCATTGCCTGCGACTACCAGCCCCGAGCCCACCACTCCTGAATGTGCGGGCGTTCCGCCCCGAGGGTGCTGTCGTTGCCGTGCCCGGGGTAGATCCAGGTCTCATCTGGCAGGGTGAACACCTTCTCCTCAAGCCCACTCATCAGGCTTTGAAAGTCCTCCGGTTGTGTTGTCCGGCCAGGCCCACCCGGGAACAGGCAGTCCCCGGTGAACACATGAGGGTGCCCGTGCGGGTCGTCGTAGACGAGCGCGATCGAACCCGGCGTATGGCCCACGAGGTGACGCGCGGTCAGCTCGACCTGGCCCACCCGGATGGTGTCGCCGTCGTCGACCAGGACGTCGGTCGGCACCGGGATACCGTCGGCGTCCTCGCGGCCCGCGTGCGTACGCGGGCGCGTGGCCGTCACGACCTCGGCGAGCGCCTGCCAGTGGTCGCCGTGCTGGTGGGTGGTGACGACGGACGCGATGCCGTCGTCACCGATCGTGCCGAGCAGGGTCTCCGCGTCGTTGGCCGCGTCGATCAGCAACTGCTCGTCCGTGGCCCGGCAGCGCAGCAGATAGGCGTTGTTGTTCATGGGCCCGACCGCGATCTTCGTGATCATCAGGTCCGTGAGCTCGTGCACATCCGCCGGTCCACCGACCGTGACCTCGCCGCTGTACGTCATGGCGGTCAGCCTAGTGCGTCTTTAAGGGCGTTCCGGAGGGACTGGCGTCCTCCGGGCGTTCGGGTGCGGGACCGGGATCCTTTGCTCGCCGTGGCGACGGAAGCCGATCATCCACCCATGAGACCCGAAGTGCGCACGTTCGTCGCAGACGGCCCGCTACCCGACTGGGACGCGAGCGAAGAGGAGATCGACAGACGGGTCCAACAGCTCCACGCGATCTCGAAGCCGGTCACCGGAGAGGAAGCCCTGGCACTCGTCTCCTGCTTCGGCCCGGACGACTGCTACGGCGTCGCCTGGACGCTCCTCCACCTCATCGAGACCGGCCCGAACCCCGTGCTCGCCGTCGAACCCGCACCCGACGCCAACGAGTGGCACCGGAGGCTCTACGGCCGGGCCGTGGGCCTATAGCGGCGGCAGCGTCGGCAAGGAGCCCCCGTCGACCGTCAGGCCGGATCCGTCACGGCGCCCGCTGAGCCAGCCGAGGAGATCCGCCGGGCTTCCGGTGACGGTGACTTCGGGCTTCTCGGAGGCCCGGCCCGTGCTCCACGCGTGCGTGCCGTCGGTGAGGTGGGTCGACGGTACGTCCGGGTGCCCGTCGAACCGCTCGACCAGGAAGGAGATCTCCCGCTGGGTGAACTCCTCCGGGAGGTCCTCCAGCTCGTACCCGATGCCCAGGTCCACGTGGTGCAGCTCGACCTCGGCCCAGCGCCGGAACGGGATCTGGGACGCGGAGTCGACGACCCCGTTGCGCAGCTCCACGGTGCGCGACCAGTCCGCGGGAGCGGCACCCGCGTCCTGGAAACGGGCCCCGCTCTCGCGCACGTCGGTGAGCTGGACGTCCAGGGGGCGAGGGGCGTCGTGCTCGATGTCGGCGTCGCGCACGCTCGCCGTCGCGTACATGGGGCGCCCCTCCAGGACGTTCACGAGGGCGTCCGCGTTCCGGGCGAGGTGGGCGAGGACGTGGCCGCGGCTCCAGCCGGGAAGCCGTGACGGCTCGGCCACGGAAGCGTTGTCCAGTCCGGCGGCAGCGGTGAGCACTCGCTCGGTCGCATCACGTACAGAGGCCAGGTCATGAGCGTGATCAATCATGCTGCTGACCCTAGTCCCGCCACACCTTTGGGTGAAGGTGGTGAAGCAGTGCCGTAAATCGAATGCACGTGCTATATCGTCGGGTGCGGCGTCGGGCATGCTGGAAGGCCGGAGGTTGTTATGCCTCGGCCGGGATTCCGACCGGCGTTGTCAGTGGCTCCCCCTAGTCTGAGAACGACGGGGGCCCCGCCCCTGTCACTTCTCTCAAGAAAGGTGCGGACCGGCGTGGCCGACCGTCTCATCGTCCGTGGCGCGCGCGAGCACAATCTGAAGAATGTCTCGCTCGACCTTCCACGCGACTCGCTCATCGTTTTCACGGGCCTGTCCGGGTCGGGCAAGTCCTCCCTGGCCTTCGACACGATCTTCGCCGAGGGCC from Streptomyces sp. NBC_01288 carries:
- a CDS encoding maleylpyruvate isomerase family mycothiol-dependent enzyme is translated as MIDHAHDLASVRDATERVLTAAAGLDNASVAEPSRLPGWSRGHVLAHLARNADALVNVLEGRPMYATASVRDADIEHDAPRPLDVQLTDVRESGARFQDAGAAPADWSRTVELRNGVVDSASQIPFRRWAEVELHHVDLGIGYELEDLPEEFTQREISFLVERFDGHPDVPSTHLTDGTHAWSTGRASEKPEVTVTGSPADLLGWLSGRRDGSGLTVDGGSLPTLPPL
- a CDS encoding MBL fold metallo-hydrolase, translated to MTYSGEVTVGGPADVHELTDLMITKIAVGPMNNNAYLLRCRATDEQLLIDAANDAETLLGTIGDDGIASVVTTHQHGDHWQALAEVVTATRPRTHAGREDADGIPVPTDVLVDDGDTIRVGQVELTARHLVGHTPGSIALVYDDPHGHPHVFTGDCLFPGGPGRTTQPEDFQSLMSGLEEKVFTLPDETWIYPGHGNDSTLGAERPHIQEWWARGW